A window of the Gossypium hirsutum isolate 1008001.06 chromosome A05, Gossypium_hirsutum_v2.1, whole genome shotgun sequence genome harbors these coding sequences:
- the LOC107959888 gene encoding sulfate transporter 4.1, chloroplastic isoform X1, giving the protein MPPSPLPLLIPHITYSSPSSSTMPTRSVKILQLQHPDTTSYGSSGAGYSSSSFSRLREKIKEMTFFNWVEMFLPCCRWIRTYKWREYLQVDLMAGSTVGIMLVPQAMSYAKLAGLQPIYGLYSGFVPIFIYAIFGSSRQISIGPAALTSLLVSNVLGKIVDSSDALYTELAIVLTLMVGILECIMGLLRLGWLIRFISHSVISGFTTASAIVIGLSQAKYFLGYEIDRSSEIVPIIKSIISGADKFSWPPFVMGSIILAILQTMKHLGKSRKHLKFLRAMGPLTAVILGTSSAKIYHPSSITLVGDIPQGLPSFSIPKCFKHAKSLIPTTLVITGVAILESVGIAKALAAKNGYELDSNQELFGLGAANVLGSFFSAYPTTGSFSRSAVNHENGAKTGLAGVITGIVMCCALLFLTPVFEYIPLCALSAIVISAVISLVDYEEAIFLWPVSKKDFLLWTITAITTLFFGIEIGVLIGVGFSLAFVIHESANPHIAVLGRLPGTTVYRNIQQYPEAYTYNGIVIVRIDSPIYFANTSYIKDRLREYEIVVDKLTRRGPQVGRIYFVVLEMSPVTYIDTSAVQALKELHHEYKSRHIQIAISNPNRNVLLMLSKSGLVELIGKEWYFVRVHDAVQVCLQHVESIKEDHMASGSDSSPEETESSFFKSLLKQRGEDSSVAQLESGTNNKPSDLKHSDPLSEPLLFQKS; this is encoded by the exons ATGCCTCCCTCTCCCCTTCCGCTGCTTATCCCCCACATAACCTATTCATCTCCTTCATCTTCCACCATGCCTACCCGATCCGTTAAAATTCTCCAGCTCCAGCACCCGGACACGACGTCCTACGGGAGCTCCGGTGCTGGTTATTCCTCATCTTCGTTTTCCAGATTGCGGGAAAAGATCAAAGAGATGACCTTTTTTAATTGGGTCGAGATGTTTCTTCCTTGTTGCCGTTGGATTCGAACGTATAAATGGCGGGAGTATTTGCAGGTTGATCTCATGGCTGGTAGTACCGTCGGTATTATGCTCGTACCGCAG GCAATGTCATATGCAAAATTAGCTGGACTTCAACCAATCTATGGGCTCT ACTCTGGATTTGTGCCAATTTTTATCTATGCCATATTTGGGTCATCACGGCAGATTTCAATAGGTCCCGCTGCATTGACTTCCCTCCTCGTCTCCAACGTGTTAGGTAAAATTGTTGATTCATCAGATGCATTATATACAGAGCTCGCTATAGTGTTGACTTTGATGGTTGGGATCTTGGAATGCATAATGGGGCTATTGAG GCTTGGATGGCTTATTCGTTTCATTAGTCATTCTGTGATTTCTGGGTTCACAACAGCTTCAGCCATTGTAATTGGTTTGTCTCAAGCAAAATACTTTCTGGGGTATGAAATTGATCGAAGCAGTGAGATTGTGCCAATAATCAAGAGCATAATATCTGGAGCTGATAAG TTCTCATGGCCCCCTTTTGTAATGGGATCTATAATTCTGGCGATACTTCAGACCATGAAGCATTTG GGAAAATCAAGGAAGCATTTGAAGTTCTTACGAGCTATGGGTCCCCTGACAGCGGTCATTCTTGGCACAAGTAGTGCCAAGATATATCATCCATCATCTATTACATTG GTTGGAGACATACCTCAAGGCCTTCCCAGCTTTTCCATCCCTAAATGTTTTAAGCATGCAAAGTCCTTAATTCCAACTACACTTGTCATTACTGGTGTAGCCATCTTG GAATCCGTTGGGATTGCCAAAGCATTGGCAGCAAAAAATGGGTACGAGCTGGATTCAAATCAAGAG TTGTTTGGTCTTGGGGCTGCAAATGTGTTGGGGTCATTCTTTTCAGCATACCCCACAACAG GTTCTTTCTCAAGATCAGCTGTGAATCATGAGAATGGAGCAAAAACCGGCTTAGCTGGAGTTATAACAGGAATCGTAATGTGTTGTGCACTTTTATTCTTGACTCCAGTATTTGAGTACATACCTCTG TGTGCTCTGTCTGCTATAGTAATCTCTGCAGTGATAAGCCTG gtGGATTATGAAGAAGCAATTTTCTTATGGCCTGTAAGCAAGAAAGATTTTCTTCTTTGGACCATTACAGCTATTACAACATTGTTTTTCGGAATTGAGATTGGTGTCCTTATTGGG GTAGGTTTTTCACTTGCCTTTGTCATTCATGAATCAGCCAATCCTCATATCG CTGTGTTGGGGCGCCTTCCTGGCACCACAGTTTACAGGAACATTCAGCAGTATCCAGAAGCATATACTTACAACGGAATCGTAATTGTTCGTATTGATTCACCTATCTATTTTGCAAACACAAGTTACATCAAAGACAG ATTGCGAGAATATGAAATCGTGGTTGATAAATTGACGAGACGTGGACCACAAGTCGGAAGAATATATTTTGTGGTTTTGGAAATGTCAC CTGTTACATACATAGACACTAGTGCAGTCCAAGCTCTGAAAGAATTACACCATGAATATAAATCACGGCACATCCAGATAGCCATCTCGAATCCAAATAGGAATGTTCTGTTGATGTTATCGAAATCCGGTCTCGTAGAGTTGATAGGAAAGGAATGGTACTTTGTGAGAGTGCATGATGCAGTCCAAGTATGCCTCCAACATGTTGAGAGCATAAAAGAAGATCACATGGCATCTGGATCAGATTCATCACCTGAAGAAACAGAATCAAGTTTCTTCAAGTCATTACTGAAACAAAGAGGAGAGGATTCATCTGTTGCACAGCTTGAATCAGGTACTAATAACAAACCTTCCGATTTGAAACACAGTGACCCTTTATCGGAGCCATTATTGTTCCAAAAATCTTGA
- the LOC107959888 gene encoding sulfate transporter 4.1, chloroplastic isoform X2, with amino-acid sequence MPPSPLPLLIPHITYSSPSSSTMPTRSVKILQLQHPDTTSYGSSGAGYSSSSFSRLREKIKEMTFFNWVEMFLPCCRWIRTYKWREYLQVDLMAGSTVGIMLVPQAMSYAKLAGLQPIYGLYSGFVPIFIYAIFGSSRQISIGPAALTSLLVSNVLGKIVDSSDALYTELAIVLTLMVGILECIMGLLRLGWLIRFISHSVISGFTTASAIVIGLSQAKYFLGYEIDRSSEIVPIIKSIISGADKFSWPPFVMGSIILAILQTMKHLGKSRKHLKFLRAMGPLTAVILGTSSAKIYHPSSITLVGDIPQGLPSFSIPKCFKHAKSLIPTTLVITGVAILESVGIAKALAAKNGYELDSNQELFGLGAANVLGSFFSAYPTTGSFSRSAVNHENGAKTGLAGVITGIVMCCALLFLTPVFEYIPLVDYEEAIFLWPVSKKDFLLWTITAITTLFFGIEIGVLIGVGFSLAFVIHESANPHIAVLGRLPGTTVYRNIQQYPEAYTYNGIVIVRIDSPIYFANTSYIKDRLREYEIVVDKLTRRGPQVGRIYFVVLEMSPVTYIDTSAVQALKELHHEYKSRHIQIAISNPNRNVLLMLSKSGLVELIGKEWYFVRVHDAVQVCLQHVESIKEDHMASGSDSSPEETESSFFKSLLKQRGEDSSVAQLESGTNNKPSDLKHSDPLSEPLLFQKS; translated from the exons ATGCCTCCCTCTCCCCTTCCGCTGCTTATCCCCCACATAACCTATTCATCTCCTTCATCTTCCACCATGCCTACCCGATCCGTTAAAATTCTCCAGCTCCAGCACCCGGACACGACGTCCTACGGGAGCTCCGGTGCTGGTTATTCCTCATCTTCGTTTTCCAGATTGCGGGAAAAGATCAAAGAGATGACCTTTTTTAATTGGGTCGAGATGTTTCTTCCTTGTTGCCGTTGGATTCGAACGTATAAATGGCGGGAGTATTTGCAGGTTGATCTCATGGCTGGTAGTACCGTCGGTATTATGCTCGTACCGCAG GCAATGTCATATGCAAAATTAGCTGGACTTCAACCAATCTATGGGCTCT ACTCTGGATTTGTGCCAATTTTTATCTATGCCATATTTGGGTCATCACGGCAGATTTCAATAGGTCCCGCTGCATTGACTTCCCTCCTCGTCTCCAACGTGTTAGGTAAAATTGTTGATTCATCAGATGCATTATATACAGAGCTCGCTATAGTGTTGACTTTGATGGTTGGGATCTTGGAATGCATAATGGGGCTATTGAG GCTTGGATGGCTTATTCGTTTCATTAGTCATTCTGTGATTTCTGGGTTCACAACAGCTTCAGCCATTGTAATTGGTTTGTCTCAAGCAAAATACTTTCTGGGGTATGAAATTGATCGAAGCAGTGAGATTGTGCCAATAATCAAGAGCATAATATCTGGAGCTGATAAG TTCTCATGGCCCCCTTTTGTAATGGGATCTATAATTCTGGCGATACTTCAGACCATGAAGCATTTG GGAAAATCAAGGAAGCATTTGAAGTTCTTACGAGCTATGGGTCCCCTGACAGCGGTCATTCTTGGCACAAGTAGTGCCAAGATATATCATCCATCATCTATTACATTG GTTGGAGACATACCTCAAGGCCTTCCCAGCTTTTCCATCCCTAAATGTTTTAAGCATGCAAAGTCCTTAATTCCAACTACACTTGTCATTACTGGTGTAGCCATCTTG GAATCCGTTGGGATTGCCAAAGCATTGGCAGCAAAAAATGGGTACGAGCTGGATTCAAATCAAGAG TTGTTTGGTCTTGGGGCTGCAAATGTGTTGGGGTCATTCTTTTCAGCATACCCCACAACAG GTTCTTTCTCAAGATCAGCTGTGAATCATGAGAATGGAGCAAAAACCGGCTTAGCTGGAGTTATAACAGGAATCGTAATGTGTTGTGCACTTTTATTCTTGACTCCAGTATTTGAGTACATACCTCTG gtGGATTATGAAGAAGCAATTTTCTTATGGCCTGTAAGCAAGAAAGATTTTCTTCTTTGGACCATTACAGCTATTACAACATTGTTTTTCGGAATTGAGATTGGTGTCCTTATTGGG GTAGGTTTTTCACTTGCCTTTGTCATTCATGAATCAGCCAATCCTCATATCG CTGTGTTGGGGCGCCTTCCTGGCACCACAGTTTACAGGAACATTCAGCAGTATCCAGAAGCATATACTTACAACGGAATCGTAATTGTTCGTATTGATTCACCTATCTATTTTGCAAACACAAGTTACATCAAAGACAG ATTGCGAGAATATGAAATCGTGGTTGATAAATTGACGAGACGTGGACCACAAGTCGGAAGAATATATTTTGTGGTTTTGGAAATGTCAC CTGTTACATACATAGACACTAGTGCAGTCCAAGCTCTGAAAGAATTACACCATGAATATAAATCACGGCACATCCAGATAGCCATCTCGAATCCAAATAGGAATGTTCTGTTGATGTTATCGAAATCCGGTCTCGTAGAGTTGATAGGAAAGGAATGGTACTTTGTGAGAGTGCATGATGCAGTCCAAGTATGCCTCCAACATGTTGAGAGCATAAAAGAAGATCACATGGCATCTGGATCAGATTCATCACCTGAAGAAACAGAATCAAGTTTCTTCAAGTCATTACTGAAACAAAGAGGAGAGGATTCATCTGTTGCACAGCTTGAATCAGGTACTAATAACAAACCTTCCGATTTGAAACACAGTGACCCTTTATCGGAGCCATTATTGTTCCAAAAATCTTGA